CGGTTCTTTGGAATCTACCGTAGCAGAGCGAACCAAAGAACTACAAAATCAAAACAAACAACTCAAAGAGTATGCTTTTGTCAACTCCCACATGCTGCGTGCTCCTATCTCCAACATTCTTGGTTTGGTCAATTTATTAGAAAACAAACAAAGTAATACCGACAACAAGGATATCACTATTGCACTCTCACAATCTGCCAAAAACCTCGATAAAATTGCTAGAAAAATCAGCTCAACACTCGAAGATGGGAGTACACTCACTCGAAAGGACATTGATTATTTAATCAACAAACAATTCCACTCGAAAGAAAACAAATAACACTATATAGTGCATCTGTATCAGGTACTCCCCTACGTCATACATTTCACTCTCAGACTGCGAGTGCTACCGATGTGCTCGGATAGCGACGGCAAATGTAGCCCCACCACCAGGAGTAGACTCATACCATACCTCCCCGTGTAGGAGTTCGACATAGCGCTTGACCAAAGACAACCCTAAACCTGCAGAACTCTCCCCACCCGTAGGCCGAGCACTTAGTTTTGAAAATTTCAAAAACAACTTGGCTTCTTCTTCTTTTTTGATGCCTTGGCCTTGATCGATTATTCGAACAACCACTGCCTCTTCTACTTTTTCCGTTCTGATCACCACTTTGGTTCCCTCCTTCGAAAACTTGATGGCGTTGGAAAGTAGGTTCTCAAAAATCAATGAGATATAAATCTTGTCCGCTTCAATCTCACAATACCCTGCCCGATTATCGTATTCTATTTTGATCTGCTTACTTCGAGCCGTCTCATGCATGAGGTTGACCATATCCTGTAGAGCTGACGTGATGTCAAACTTTTCCAAATTCATATTCAAGTCACCCAAGCCAGACTTCTCCATTTCCAATACTTTGTTGATCAAATTTTGGGCATTCTCCGCTGAGATATCTATCATACCCACAAACTTGGCCTTTTGTTCTTGGTCAGAAGTACCCAAAATAATCTTGGACAAACTAGAAATATTGTACAAAGGGTTTTTGAGATCATGAGCCATGATACGTATGATATATTCCTTTTCATCGATCAACTTCTGCATTTCACCAGACTGCTTCTCGATAGTTTTCTTTTGAGCATTGAGCACCTCATTCTTTTTCTCCAATATATCCAAAGCCTTGGCTTGAATCGACTCAAAGACAAAGGCAATGAAAAGAATCATCGGCAAGAGTCCCGGAATCACCGACACATACCATTGCACTCTCAAAGAAGTATCATACTCTTCGGGCAATTCTATGCCTTCGAGTGCCAAGTATCCAAAAATATTCATTCCCAAAAACGACACAACTCCCCAAAATATCCCTGCTTGTCGATTGACTACCAAAAGAGCGAGAACTGGAATGGAGATAATCCAGGGATAGATGGCCGACCATACTCCCCCCGAAAATGCCACCAATAAAATAATGGCAAAAGCTCCCACAAACACATACAGATTCCCAACAAAAGAGATTGGGATCTTAGTCTTCATTAAAAATGGAATCAATAAAAAACTGATGATATTAAAGAGCATCAAATAAATGCCCTTATCGTAGGAAAACACAAAACTCATGGCCAAATAGCTTGTAGAAAACAAGCTCGTCAACCAACACGCACGAATCAAAAGTCGTGCACGCCGTAGTAAATTTGTGTCGCTAAAAAGTTCAGGATGGATGAAGAAGTCAATGGCCGCTCCTATCGTCATTAGTATGTTTTCATTTATCAACTCGAATATATTCAATATATTCTACCCATACCTCAAATGTAGTACTTTTTAAAGATTGGCCACTCGGACATTTCTCAGTCATCCATGCGCCACTGTGTAGGCTAGTACCGCACTGATGAATATCCAGAGCCCTTCTCCCAATCCCATATACAGGGTTTTTCGCAAAGAATGGTATTCTGAAAAACTCACAATCAAGGGAAGAGACAGTGAAATCAAAGCTTCGCAAAGAATCACATAAATGGGTGCATTGAAAATCATGGCTGTATTGTCATTGTACCACCACCATCCGGCCTCACTCGCGAGATGCTCGTACAACGGGATATACATACCGCCTGCAATACAAAGAATGACTGATGCCCATAATAAATTGTACTTTTTCATTAATAGCACACCAATAAAACTCAATTGAAGCAGCACATTGGACCATGCAAAAGGCATGTATGCAGGAGAACTCCAGATCATCCACTCCCCCTCAGGGTATACCAAACTATGTATCGTATCCACCAAATAATGGTCTGTGATCAACTCAAGCAGTCCTGCCACTGTTCCAAATATCATCAAACGTTGCATCAACGGGTTCTTGCGAATCAAAGCATACATCCAATAAAAAAGGTATAGGCCATAAGTGATAATACTGGCAGAAATGGGGCCAGCATCTAATACCGAACTACCTATTGACCATAGGATAAGAAGAAAAGCTGAAGACAATACAACAATAGTAGTTGGGCGATCAAGCCCTGGAAAATGATCGTTTTTCATCGCAAATTTAGAGTTAGGTGATGTCATGGTGTTATTTTTAATGGCTTCAGGCTTCATTATGAGAGACAAGGTTCCAATTTTTTTTCAGACTCGGAGGGATAAAAAAGTGCACCTTCTTCCCATCATTGTAGTGTTTGATGATTCCCTCAAGCAATACTCTATTGAATGGAGAGGATATCTTCTGAATCACGTCCCAATGTGCTATCTCACTCAGATGCCCCACCACAAACTTGGCCATTGACAGCACCAAACGATCCTTGAGATCATGTTGATTGGAGACACCGATACACTCACCGAGATCAACACCAGAAGCTTTCGAAAAATCTTGCAAAAAATACTCCATCAAGTAAGCAGGTACCTCGTCAAATGCACTCCCAGGAACCATATGGTTGAGAAATTGAATACAGGAATCGTTGAGAGCCTTGCCTGCTACAGATGGTGCTGCTTGATGCTTAAGTATCTTAGTCGCCAATCCGAATCCTTCTTCATAGGTATCTGGTAGCAGCGGTTCTTGTATCCCCATCAGATACCCGACGACTTTCCATACATGCATGTAGGCGCGACTTTGCTCATCAGTCAGTTCTACCTTGAGATGCTTCAACCCTGATAGGATCACTGGTCCAAACGACATCAACGTACCTGCAAGATCTTCTTGATTGATGGGTTCTCCATACACCTCCGTCTTCCAAGTCAAATCGCCTGTACGCTTTTTGAGAAAATAACGAATCGAAGCGTGTATCAGTCGCACCTTTTGGATGGTCACTAGGCCCTTCCCATTGGGCTGCAGTCCGCCAGGAGCCAAGACATTGACGACCATCTGAGCCGTCTCCATCAGTCTACGCGCCAAAGGATCTACTTTGCCATTGTGACTCAGCAAGCGCCCCGTATCATAGAGCACCTGCGCCCCGTGAGCACAAGTATAGCAGAGGGGAAGTGAGCTGACATTGAGCAACATGAAAATCTCTGGACCGAAAAGAGCAAACAACTCCTCTCCTTTCAGGATTTGACGCGAATCAGCCCATTCGGGCAAATGTCCACTGTGCTCAAAATAATGCGTGAGTGTATCTGCCAGTCCCCCCTCCAAAGCATTGAACGTATCCTGATCAAAGCTGTCATTTTGAACCAAAGTCGCAAAAACCTGATTGATCTGCGCTTCATACCCCAAATCTATGATTTTACGAACGGTATCATCTGCCAAGGGGTCCGTCTGTAGTCGAAATTGTTCTAAATCAGCCTCTGTCAACAGAGTTAAATCAAATGATGTATGCATGTGGTATTCTTCCTTTTTCTCAACCCGTGAAGATAATCTCGAAACCCCTTACCAAACAAGTTTAAAATTACGTTTGAGAAAAATCCTCTCCCTAGCCCCCAGAGAGCAATGGTAGATTCTCTGCTAGCCCACATCATTTTAGTCCTAGTTCTTTCAGTATTGCGGTTTTTAATGGATATTTAATTTCATTTTTCAAAACACAAGATTGAGACCTGCAAACCAGAAATTCGTATCTTCTAAAATCCGAATCATCGGTATACTCAAGCGATTACCTTTTATTCTAAATTTGATAGCTGTTGCCCTTTTGGTTTTCGATTTTGGCTTTGACCAATCCTCTACCATAGCCAAGGAGCTACTGTGGGTTTATACCGTGTCACTCATCATCACCTTGGCATCTATGTCCCGGCGCTACTTTTCAAAGCTCGACTGCCCACCTCAAAAAGTATGGCTCTTCGATGCGATACTGGGAGCATTCATCTCCTTGATTCTACTCAACTTCCTCTTTGGTCACCGCATGCTAGGTTTGGATACTGTAGAGTGGTTTGTGTTGTCAGTGTTGTTTGCGTTGATCCGAGAGTTCTCTGCTCTCAAAATCGACTTTCAGATTCAGTATTTCAATCCCGCGCAGCTCTTTATCTTCAGTTTTATAATCATTGTCCTACTTGGCATGTGCATGCTCATGCTCCCCAATGCCACCTACGATGGCATCTCAGTCATAGACGCCTTGTTCACTTCCACCAGTGCCGTCTGTGTCACAGGATTGATCGTTGTAGATACTGGCAGCTACTTTACACATTTTGGCCAATGGATCATTATTGGGCTCATCCAAATCGGTGGGCTAGGTATCATGACCTTCACCAGTTACTTCAGCTATTTCTTTCGAGGGAGCTCCAGCTACGAGACACAACTCCTACTCCGAGACATGACCAACTCTGAAAAAATCGCAGAAGTATTCGACACACTCAAAAAAATCATACTCATCACTATCATCATCGAATCGATAGGGGCTGTATTGATTTATATAAGTTTGGATAGCAAAATCATTCCTGGGTTCTCAGATCAAGTTTTCTTCTCCATTTTTCACTCAATCTCTGCTTTTTGCAACGCTGGGTTCTCCACACTAGCTGACAGTCTGTATGATGTCAACTATCGGTACAACTACTCCATGCACTTTTACATCGCCATGCTCTTCATCTTAGGCGGAATTGGCTTCCCTATTATTTTCAACCTCTTCAAATACATCAAACATACCATCCTGCATCGCCTCATGCAGCTAGGAGACAAAGAAAAAATCATCTACAGCCCGTGGATGATCAACGTCAATACACGGATTGTGATCGTGACTACTGCCTTGTTGATTTTCATTGGCACCTTGTTTTTCTTTGTCTTTGAATACGACAACACTCTAGCCAATCACCAAGGCATGGGCAAACTCGTTACCGCTTTTTTTGGAGCTGTCACGCCTCGTACGGCAGGCTTCAATACCGTAGACATGTCAGCCATGCATTTCTCCACCATTCTCTTCACGTTTATGCTGATGTGGATCGGGGCATCACCAGGCTCTACCGGTGGAGGCATCAAGACCAGTACGATCGCCATCGCTACACTCAATTACTTGAGCATTGCCAAAGGCAAAAATCGCATCGAGGTATTTCACCGTGAAGTAGCCGAAATCACTGTCCGAAGGGCTTTTGCGCTGATGTCGCTATCCTTAGTCGTCATTGTCATATCCATCATATTGATGGCCTGGTTTGACGAGGACCAACATTTATTACCTCTAGGGTTCGAGTGTTTCTCAGCATACAGCACTGTCGGACTGAGCCTTGGCATCACCGCTAGCCTCTCTACAGCAAGCAAGTTTGTCCTGATCGCCACGATGTTTGTCGGTCGCGTCAGCATGCTCACAATTTTGATTGCCTTGTTGAGAAAAATGAAGCATCTCAACTATCGCTACCCAACCGAAGAAATTTTAATCAATTAATCCACAAAACAAAATGAAGTACGTAATCATAGGACTCGGAGTGTTTGGCTCATCACTGGCCGAAAAACTGACCCAATCTGGCAATGAGGTGATCGGAGTGGACAATGTCATGAACAAAGTAGATGCATTGCGTGAGACCATCACTCACACCATATGTCTTGATAGCACCGACCCGCAAGCCGTGACCAACCTCCCCCTGGCAGACACGGATGTAGTCATCGTATGTATCGGCGAAAACGAAGGAGCCAACATCATGACTACTGCATTGATGAAGAAGCTAAAAGTCAAACGACTGATTAGCCGAGCTGTATCGATGTTGCATGAAACCGTACTAGAAGCCATGGGAGTTGACGAAATCGTACACCCCGAAGAAGAAACTGCCAATCGTTGGTCACGCAAACTCAACATCACTGGAGTCGTGGATTCGTTTCAGCTATCAGGCGACTACAACATCATCGAGGCAAATGTCCCTACCAAATATATCGGCAAAAGTTTGCAAGAACTGGGGCTGCAAGAAAAATACGATGTAGTAGTCATGACTACTATGACAGTCAAGCAAGAAGATACCGAACTGGGCACCCCACGAAAGACTGGCAAAATCTCTAAAGTCGCCAATGCAAACACAGTACTACACAAGCACGATATACTGGTACTCTATGGCTATATCAATGACATCCGCAAACTCCTCGACAATGGTGAGTAGCCCTCCCACTGTACATCTCCCAAAACACCCATAAAAGCATCAGTGTACAACTCCTCTGATACAAAAGTCACTCCCATTTCATGAGATTTAGACACTTTCCTAAATGCAGATATCTTCTTTCGAATTAATTTTCACTACTTTTACCCCTCATGAGATTCATCATTGGCATATCACTCACTACGATTTTCATCATTCAGGGCCTTGTTCCCAACATGGACATCTGCTGTGAATTGGAAAAATTGCCTACACTCATGCAACACTACGAAGAGCATAAAGCCTACGATGGTGATTCCTTCATAGAATTTCTAGTAGAAGACTATTTGAGTGACGAGGAAGAAGGACATCATGACGATTCTCAAGACAGTGAATTACCCTTTCATGGGCAACATCAATGTCCACACGCTCCTTTGTTTTGTACCGTCGAGCAGTACTTTGCACTGACACAAGTAGATGCTTTAGAAATCTCCCAATATAGCATGTACTCCTTTTCGATGGTATCTGCTTATGCCGAGGCTCCCTTCCAACCTCCCAAAGTCTAATATACAGGACAGGCACTCTGATTGCAGATAGATCCATGAGACGGATCAATCACAATCATTTGCACAACACTATTTCCTCAAACATGACTCATGGCTTTCTTGATCAGATTCAAAAAGCACACCACCCTCCATTTCCTTTCGTAAGGATCAGCGAATGGTGCGGTATCTGAGATCACAATAGATCTTCCATGAGATACATCGAAAGAAAAACACCGTGCCCTGTCGCACTTCAATGAGCGGATTCATGCCGTGTCCTCCATTTCAAATTCAGATCGGTGGCTATCACCATAAAATGAAGAATAAGCTCATGAGCTACTCTATTCAATTACTTCTATCATGAATAAACAAATCAATATGCTTGATAAAATCATTCGATTTTCCATCAACAATAAACTGATCGTGGGGCTCTTGACTCTCGGTCTGATCCTATGGGGTAGCTACTCACTGATTCAGCTACCCATAGATGCTGTTCCCGACATTACCAACAACCAAGTACAGGTCATCACAGCGTCACCATCTTTGGCCGCTGAGGAAGTAGAACGGCTCATTACCTTCCCTATTGAAATCACAATGGCAACCATTCCAGACCTAGAAGAAATCCGTTCCTTCTCCCGTTTTGGACTCTCTGTAGTGACCATTGTCTTCAAGGAAGATATAGACATCTACTGGGCACGGCAGCAGGTCAACGAGCGCATGTCTACCGTCCAGGCACAAATCCCCCCTGGTGTGGGACAGCCTAGGCTAGGCCCCATCACTACTGGACTCGGCGAAATCTATCAATATGTCATCGGTACCGAAAAGGGATACGAAGACAAATACGATGCAAGAGAACTCCGCAGCATCCAAGATTGGATTGTACGCCGACAATTGATTGGTACCCCTGGTGTAGCAGATGTCAGCAGCTTCGGAGGCTACCTCAAACAATACGAGATCGCCCTAGATCCCAATCAGCTCAACGCCATGCAAGTCTCGATCTCTGAGATATTCGCAGCACTCGAGTCCAACAACGAGAACACCGGTGGAGCCTACATTGAGAAAGACAAGCGAGCACTCTTTATTCGTAGTATTGGGCTCGTCAGTAGCATCGACGACATTAACTCCATCGTCATCCGCAACAACAGCGAAGGAATACCAATTTTGATAAAAGATGTCGGTACGGTCCAACTTGGCAATGCCGTACGCTATGGTGCAACCACACGAAACGGTGAAGGCGAAGTAGTCAGTGCGATCGTCATGATGCTCAAAGGTGAAAACTCTGCAGAAGTTATCAAAAATATCAAAGCGCGCATCAACCAAATCCGAAAAACACTACCGGAAGGCATCACTATCGAGCCATTCCTGGATCGTAGCAAACTCGTAGACAATGCCATCCATACGGTTTCCAAAAACCTAACCGAAGGAGCACTGATTGTCATTTTCGTCCTACTCCTCTTACTAGGCAATCTCCGTGCAGGCCTCATCGTCGCATCAGTTATTCCTTTAGCGCTACTATTCGCTTTTGGTATGATGAATTTCTTTGGTGTATCTGGCAACCTGATGAGTCTCGGAGCGATTGATTTCGGGCTGATTGTAGACGGTGCAGTGATCATCGTCGAAGCGACCATGCACCATCTAGGTCTGCTTAGATTGAGTCGTCGCTTGACGCAAAAGGAAATGGACGAAGAAGTCTATCAATCCGCCAGTAAAATCCGCAACTCAGCTGCCTTTGGCGAGATCATCATCTTGATCGTCTATTTACCCATACTAGCTCTCGTTGGTACCGAAGGCAAGATGTTTGGTCCTATGGCGCAGACTGTGAGCTTTGCCATTCTTGGGGCCTTTATCCTCTCGCTCACCTACATACCAATGGCATCTGCACTTTTTTTGAGCAAGGACACACAGACCAAGCCCAACATCTCTGACAAGATCATGACCTATGTGCATCGTATCTATGACCCTACCATACGTTGGGCGATGCATCAGCGTGGGGCCATACTCGGTTGTACAACTGGACTGTTTCTTATTTCTCTATGGGTATTCAATCGTATGGGGGGTGAGTTTATACCCACACTCGAAGAAGGTGATTTTGCTGTAGAGACACGTGTCATCACAGGCAGTTCACTCGAAAACACCATCCAAGGAACTACCCAAGCCGAACAAATACTACTGGAGAGATTTCCAGAGGTAGAGCAGGTTGTATCCAAAATTGGAGCAGGAGAAATCCCTACAGATCCTATGCCTATCGAAGCAGCAGACCTCATGATCATACTCAAAGACAAAGACGAATGGGTCAGTGCAAACAACAGAGAGGATCTCGCCAACTTAATGTCCGAGGCATTGGAAGATATACCTGGGGTCAATTTTGGTTTTCAGCAGCCGATTCAGATGCGCTTCAATGAACTCATGACTGGCGTACGTCAAGATGTAGCCATCAAAATATACGGAGAAGACTTGGACCAGCTTTCTGACTATGCCTTACAAATTGGGCAAATCGCCAACACGGTGGAAGGTGCTGTGGATTTGTACCTAGAAGAGATCACTGGTGTCCCTCAGATTGTCATTGATTACAAGCGCAACCAACTGGCCAAATACGGCTTGACGATTCAAGAGGTCAACCGAAACATCCAGACTGCTTTCGCAGGTGTATCTGCGGGGTTGGTCTATGAAGGAGAAAAGCGCTTTGACCTAGTTGTACGCTTGAATAAGACCAATAGAAGCAATATTGAAGACATTCGAAACCTCTATCTGACACGACCCGATGGGCATCAGGTCCCGTTGTATCAAGTCGCAGATGTAGTCATCAAAGACGGCCCCTATCAGATCCAACGAGACAATACTCGACGCAGAATCATCGTAGCTTTCAATGTCCGAAACAGAGACATTGAAAGCATCGTCACTGAAATCCGTCAGAAGATCGAAAAGCAAGTGGCCTTTGCCCCAGGCTACTCCGTCACGTATGGAGGACAATTCGAAAACCTAGTTCAAGCACGCCAACGCCTCATGATAGCCGTCCCTTTGGCCTTGTTACTCATCTTTGTCTTGCTCTACTTCACCTTTCAGTCCATCAAGCAAGGCCTTTTGATTTTCACCGCCATCCCATTATCCGCGATCGGAGGCATCTTTGCCCTCCATCTGCGTGGCATGCCCTTTAGCATCTCTGCTGGCGTGGGCTTCATTGCCCTCTTTGGAGTAGCCGTACTCAATGGAATTGTACTGATAGCAGAATTCAACAGGTTGAAAAAAGATGGAGTCACTGACCTCTACGAGCGAATCTACCAAGGCACTAAAGTTCGTCTAAGACCAGTGCTTATGACAGCCGCAGTGGCTTCTTTGGGCTTTTTGCCCATGGCGCTCTCTCACTCTTCAGGGGCTGAAGTACAAAAACCACTTGCTACCGTAGTAATTGGAGGTTTGTTCACTGCGACATTGCTCACATTGATCATACTCCCCATCTTATACTACTACTTTGACCGACCCTCATCCAAAAAAGATTCATTGTAAAATGACAAATAAAGAAAACATGAAAAGGAAAAGAAAAGATCTCTTCAAAGTATTGTGGCTTCTCCCATTGGTGTGGTTGGAAATGGGCTTCTTGGCTCAGGCACAATCCCTCTCTAGAGAAATCCGCACATTGGATGAAGTGATTGAAATTGCCCTAGCCAACAACCCAACACTCAAAGCAGCCAGTCTTGAGGTTGAGCAGCAGCGTGCCCTCAGAGGGAGCAGTTGGAACCTACCCAAAACAGAAGTGTCTTGGGTGCATGGACAATACAACAGTGTACGCAACGATGACAATCAGTTCAACATTAGTCAGCGGTTGGAATTCCCAACGGTCTACTCCCATCAAAAGCAATTGGCAAAGGCCCGCATTGAAGGCAGTGAGCAACAGCGGATCGCGACACAAAACGAACTGATACGTGAAGTAAAATCGACGTGGTATGCACTCTGGCTTGCTCAGAGCAAACACCTTCTTCTCCTCACACAAGACAGTATCTACCGCCGCTACCGAAGTGCCGCGGCACTTCGGTATCAGACCGGAGAGAGCAACATGCTCGAAAAAGCTACCGCTGAATCGCAAGTCGCTCAGATCGAATTATCAATCGCACAAAACGAAGCAGACATCTCCATCCTCCAAACGGAACTCATGACACTGCTACATGTAGACGAACCTGTCCAGATGAAACCAGGCCCCATGGTCAAACGAAAAGGTATACTTGAAACAGACTCTTTAGACATCAGTCAAAATCCTACTCTAGAGTGGTTTAGACAGATGATGCATATCGCCGACAAAGAAAAATCAATCGAAAAAGCGCAATTGATGCCAGACATCACATTGGGCTACTTTAATCAGTCCTTGAATGGCACAGGCCTGGATACTGAGGGTACGCCAACTCGATACACCTCCAGTGATCGCTTCGATGGATTTCAAGTCGGCTTGGCAATTCCACTCTTTGGGTCCAAAGCTCACATTTCGCAAATTCAAGCGGCAGAATACCGCAGACAAACGACCGAGGCCCAATTGGAAGCTACAACTATTCAGTTGCAAGGAAAACTGAAAGCACTGGTAGAACAATACTCTAAACACCAATCGAGTCTCAAATACTACAACGAAAATGCACTCCCACAATCGGACCTTATTTTGGCTCAAGCCCAAAAAGGATTCGATAGCGGCAGTATCAACTACAACGAATATACACTGGGGCTAACCATGGCTCTCAATATCAAATTCAACTACCTCGAAACACTCAACATGTATAATCAGACATTGATTCAAATTGAGTACATCACAGGCATACAATAAAACGACACACCATGAAATATATACATCATATCCAAACTCTGATTCTCTCTTTGACTTTAGTTCTATCAGGGTCGAGTTGTGAGAATCCCTCTGCCAACCATGAAGACCATGAACATCATGACGAGGAAGGCATCGTCGAACTCAACGATGCGCAGTATCAACGAGCACACATCAGTCTAGCCAAGATCGAATCACGCAATATTGGGATGGAACTAAAAGTCAATGGTGTCATCGATGTCCCTCCACAAAGCAACATCTCCATCAACATGCCCTACGGAGGATTCGTCAAGTATACAGAGATGCTACCAGGAACACCGGTGAAAAAAGGGCAATTTCTCGTCTCGATTGAGAACCCTGAGTTCATCCAGTTCCAGCAAGAGTACCTAGAGAGCCTGGCCAACCGCGAATATCTACATGCAGAATACAAGCGTCAAGAGCAGTTGCACGAAGAAAAAGTCGCCTCTGCCAAAAACTACCAACAAGCCAAGAGCACATACCTCGCCAATGAAGCTCGGCTCAAATCCATGGAAGCGCGTCTGCGTGTGATTGGTATCAGTCCCAAAAAGGTACAACATGGAAACATAACCTCTACTGTCAATCTCTACGCACCTGTCAATGGATCTGTGCGTGAGGTCTACACCAATGTCGGCAAATACATCAATCCACAAGATGTAATCATGGACTTGACCAATTCTGATGATCTACACGTCGAACTGACCGTCTACGAAAATGACATCCCCAAGATCAAGAAAGGTCAGCGTATTCGTTTTGCTCTCAGCAATGAACCCGACATTTGGCGAGAAGCCGAGGTCTTCTTGGTTGGAACGAGTGTACGCGAAAACCGATCTGTGACCGTACACGGTCATCTCCAGCATCACGATACAGACTCTGTGGATCAATCAGGTCTCGTGCCAGGCATGTACATCACTG
The DNA window shown above is from Reichenbachiella sp. 5M10 and carries:
- a CDS encoding TrkH family potassium uptake protein, with protein sequence MRPANQKFVSSKIRIIGILKRLPFILNLIAVALLVFDFGFDQSSTIAKELLWVYTVSLIITLASMSRRYFSKLDCPPQKVWLFDAILGAFISLILLNFLFGHRMLGLDTVEWFVLSVLFALIREFSALKIDFQIQYFNPAQLFIFSFIIIVLLGMCMLMLPNATYDGISVIDALFTSTSAVCVTGLIVVDTGSYFTHFGQWIIIGLIQIGGLGIMTFTSYFSYFFRGSSSYETQLLLRDMTNSEKIAEVFDTLKKIILITIIIESIGAVLIYISLDSKIIPGFSDQVFFSIFHSISAFCNAGFSTLADSLYDVNYRYNYSMHFYIAMLFILGGIGFPIIFNLFKYIKHTILHRLMQLGDKEKIIYSPWMINVNTRIVIVTTALLIFIGTLFFFVFEYDNTLANHQGMGKLVTAFFGAVTPRTAGFNTVDMSAMHFSTILFTFMLMWIGASPGSTGGGIKTSTIAIATLNYLSIAKGKNRIEVFHREVAEITVRRAFALMSLSLVVIVISIILMAWFDEDQHLLPLGFECFSAYSTVGLSLGITASLSTASKFVLIATMFVGRVSMLTILIALLRKMKHLNYRYPTEEILIN
- a CDS encoding efflux RND transporter permease subunit, with protein sequence MNKQINMLDKIIRFSINNKLIVGLLTLGLILWGSYSLIQLPIDAVPDITNNQVQVITASPSLAAEEVERLITFPIEITMATIPDLEEIRSFSRFGLSVVTIVFKEDIDIYWARQQVNERMSTVQAQIPPGVGQPRLGPITTGLGEIYQYVIGTEKGYEDKYDARELRSIQDWIVRRQLIGTPGVADVSSFGGYLKQYEIALDPNQLNAMQVSISEIFAALESNNENTGGAYIEKDKRALFIRSIGLVSSIDDINSIVIRNNSEGIPILIKDVGTVQLGNAVRYGATTRNGEGEVVSAIVMMLKGENSAEVIKNIKARINQIRKTLPEGITIEPFLDRSKLVDNAIHTVSKNLTEGALIVIFVLLLLLGNLRAGLIVASVIPLALLFAFGMMNFFGVSGNLMSLGAIDFGLIVDGAVIIVEATMHHLGLLRLSRRLTQKEMDEEVYQSASKIRNSAAFGEIIILIVYLPILALVGTEGKMFGPMAQTVSFAILGAFILSLTYIPMASALFLSKDTQTKPNISDKIMTYVHRIYDPTIRWAMHQRGAILGCTTGLFLISLWVFNRMGGEFIPTLEEGDFAVETRVITGSSLENTIQGTTQAEQILLERFPEVEQVVSKIGAGEIPTDPMPIEAADLMIILKDKDEWVSANNREDLANLMSEALEDIPGVNFGFQQPIQMRFNELMTGVRQDVAIKIYGEDLDQLSDYALQIGQIANTVEGAVDLYLEEITGVPQIVIDYKRNQLAKYGLTIQEVNRNIQTAFAGVSAGLVYEGEKRFDLVVRLNKTNRSNIEDIRNLYLTRPDGHQVPLYQVADVVIKDGPYQIQRDNTRRRIIVAFNVRNRDIESIVTEIRQKIEKQVAFAPGYSVTYGGQFENLVQARQRLMIAVPLALLLIFVLLYFTFQSIKQGLLIFTAIPLSAIGGIFALHLRGMPFSISAGVGFIALFGVAVLNGIVLIAEFNRLKKDGVTDLYERIYQGTKVRLRPVLMTAAVASLGFLPMALSHSSGAEVQKPLATVVIGGLFTATLLTLIILPILYYYFDRPSSKKDSL
- a CDS encoding oxygenase MpaB family protein — encoded protein: MHTSFDLTLLTEADLEQFRLQTDPLADDTVRKIIDLGYEAQINQVFATLVQNDSFDQDTFNALEGGLADTLTHYFEHSGHLPEWADSRQILKGEELFALFGPEIFMLLNVSSLPLCYTCAHGAQVLYDTGRLLSHNGKVDPLARRLMETAQMVVNVLAPGGLQPNGKGLVTIQKVRLIHASIRYFLKKRTGDLTWKTEVYGEPINQEDLAGTLMSFGPVILSGLKHLKVELTDEQSRAYMHVWKVVGYLMGIQEPLLPDTYEEGFGLATKILKHQAAPSVAGKALNDSCIQFLNHMVPGSAFDEVPAYLMEYFLQDFSKASGVDLGECIGVSNQHDLKDRLVLSMAKFVVGHLSEIAHWDVIQKISSPFNRVLLEGIIKHYNDGKKVHFFIPPSLKKNWNLVSHNEA
- a CDS encoding TrkA family potassium uptake protein — encoded protein: MKYVIIGLGVFGSSLAEKLTQSGNEVIGVDNVMNKVDALRETITHTICLDSTDPQAVTNLPLADTDVVIVCIGENEGANIMTTALMKKLKVKRLISRAVSMLHETVLEAMGVDEIVHPEEETANRWSRKLNITGVVDSFQLSGDYNIIEANVPTKYIGKSLQELGLQEKYDVVVMTTMTVKQEDTELGTPRKTGKISKVANANTVLHKHDILVLYGYINDIRKLLDNGE
- a CDS encoding sensor histidine kinase KdpD — its product is MKTKIPISFVGNLYVFVGAFAIILLVAFSGGVWSAIYPWIISIPVLALLVVNRQAGIFWGVVSFLGMNIFGYLALEGIELPEEYDTSLRVQWYVSVIPGLLPMILFIAFVFESIQAKALDILEKKNEVLNAQKKTIEKQSGEMQKLIDEKEYIIRIMAHDLKNPLYNISSLSKIILGTSDQEQKAKFVGMIDISAENAQNLINKVLEMEKSGLGDLNMNLEKFDITSALQDMVNLMHETARSKQIKIEYDNRAGYCEIEADKIYISLIFENLLSNAIKFSKEGTKVVIRTEKVEEAVVVRIIDQGQGIKKEEEAKLFLKFSKLSARPTGGESSAGLGLSLVKRYVELLHGEVWYESTPGGGATFAVAIRAHR